Below is a genomic region from Deinobacterium chartae.
GGATGTCACGCACGTCCATAGGGGTCCTTTCGGTCAGGCGCGGGTCTGGGGCTGCATCAACTGCACGGCCAGACGGGCCAGTTCGATCTGAAGCGCCCGGGTGTCACTGCCGCGCCGAACGGCGACGGCCAGGATGCGGTCCTCGAGTTGCACGGCCAGCACCTCGAGGTTTTCGGTAGCGAAACCGTAACGCAGCAGCCGACCGCCGTTTACCGCAGACGCGCTGCGTACCAGCGCACGGCTGATCCCGGCAAGTTCGGCGGCGTACTGTTCGGCCTCGTGGACCTCTTCGCCCGCATACTCCAGGGCGAGGCCGTCCGCGCCGGCCAGTACGGCTACCCGCACTCCGGGCAGGCCAGCCAAGGTCTGCAGGGCTTTCACGCGCCCACCAGTTCCTCGAGGCGGCGGGCGGCGTCCGCACTGCGCAGTCGGGCCTTGCCAAGGTTGCCACCCGGTTCGAGCAGCAGCAGCAGGAACAGACCGTTTCCAACCGGGCGAATGAAGCCCAGGCGCTGATCCGAAACCAGCATGATCTCACGCACGTCGCCGTAGCCGAGCGTACGGCTGTAGGCAGCGTTGCCACTGCGTAACAAGTTGGCGTGTTCGGCCACGGCAGCCGAGAGGTCTTCTTTGGCGTGCTGCTCGACCAGCAGCCCATCGGTCGCTCCTACAGCGGCACCGAGTGCTCCTTCAACCTCTTCGACCAGTTGTGCAAGCAGGGTGTCCATCGCGTCTCCTTAACTCCGTCTACATTAAACGCTAACCTTGTCCGGGGCGGGTGAGGCGCTGCCGACCGGTCAGGGCCCGTCCCAGCGTCACCTCGTCCGCGTACTCAAGCGAGCCGCCCACCGGCAGGCCGTAGGCGATGCGTGAGACCGTGACGCCCAGCGGATCCAGCAACCGCTGCAGGTACAAGCTGGTGGCCTCGCCCTCCACGGTGGTGGAGGTGGCCAGGATCACCTCGTGCTCGGGGCTGAGGCGACCCAACAACGGCTTGATGTGCAACTGGTCCGGTCCCACGCCGTTCATCGGATTGATCGAGCCGTGCAGCACGTGATAGAGCCCCCGGTACTCGCCCGAGCGCTCGATGGCGATCACGTCACCGGGCTCCTCGACCACGCAGATGGTGCGCTGGTCCCTCGAGGGATCGGCGCACACGTCGCAGCGCTCCTTGTCGGTGATGTTGAAGCACACCGGGCAGAAGTGCAGCTCGCGCTTGGCCTCGAGCAGGGCTCCGGCGAGCCGCTCCACGTCCTCGCGGGGCTGCTCGAACAGGTGAAAAGCCAGGCGCTGCGCAGACTTGGGTCCGATGCCGGGCAGCCGGGACAGCTCCCGGATCAGCTGCAGCAGGCTGGTGGGATAGTTCATAGACGTCCTCTCATCACCGTTTATTGTACAGGTCAAGCTACGTTCCAAACGGTAAATTCTCGCTTTACCGCCGCGTGGGGGCAGTGTGCAGGCGCCCTCGAGGAGCGAAACCTCCCCGAGGGCGTCCGGGTAGCCCGGTGGACCGCAGCCCCGTCCGGTCCGCCTGGGTCTTACATCATGCCGCCCAGGAAACCCAGGCTCTTCTGGGTTTCTTGCTGCTGCAGTTCGTCGGCCTTCTGCTGCGCGTCCTTGAGAGCGACCAGCAGCAGGTCCTCGAGGCCCTCGACGTCCTCGGGGTCCACCGCCTTGGGGTCCACACGAATGCCCAGCACCTTACCCTGGCCGTTCATGGTGACGGTCACCATGCCGCTGGCACTGCCGGTCACTTCCATGCCGGCCAGCTTCTCCTGGATCTCGGCGGCGGCCGACTGGGCTTTTTGCATCTGCTTCATCAGTTTGCGCATGTCCATGCGGAACTTCCTCCTCGAAAACGTTGCTGCCCGCCCGCGGGCGGGCAGCGGATTCAGCCCTATCTTAGCCGAAGCCCGGGGCTTTCAGACGCGCGGGCTGCGCAGGCGCTTGGCACGGCGGTACAGCTGCGCCGGGCGCCCTACCCCGTTGCGACGCTCGCCGGCGGCCTCGAGCAGACCCTGAGCCAAAATACGCTTGCGGAAGTTGCGCTTGTCGAGCGGGCGCGCCAGGATCGCCTCGTAGACTTCCTGCAGCTCGGGCAGGGTGAAGGTGTCGGGCAAGAACTCGAGGGCCAGCCCGGCATACTCGAGGCGCACCTGCAGCCGCCGCAGCGCGTGGGCGAGGATATCGGCGTGGTCAAAGGCCAGCGGCGGCGGCTCGTGCGCTTCGAACCAGGCGGCGGCGGTGACGCTGCCGCCACCGTACACGGCCGGAGTCCCGTGCGGCAGGACCGCGAGGTGGGCGACCGAGACGATGCGGCCGCGCGGATCACGGCCGGGATGACCGAAGGTGTAGAACTGCTCGAGGTGGTTGGGCGAGAGACTGACCGAGGTTTCCTCGCGCAGTTCGCGCAGGGCCGCTTCGGCCAGCTGTTCGCCGTCATGCACGAACCCGCCGGGGAGCGCCCAGGACTGCTGGTGGGGCTCGATGCCGCGCCGCACCAGCAGGATCATCAGCTTGGAGCGGTGCATCGCAAACGCTGCGATGTCCACGGCCAGGCCGACCCGTGCGGCGAACGGCGGCAAGGTTAGTGTGTTCACAACACTTAAATTAGCCTTCACGCTGCCTCTGTGTCAATGCAAAAAGCACTATATTTGTGAAATTTTCTCGTTTGATTTCAACTCTCCGCCCAGCTTGACATAAACCCGCAGCAACTCGCCCACACTCCACGCCTGAAACGGGCACCCGCGCGCCACCAGCGTGGCCGCCTCGAAGACTTCCGAAACCGATCCCACTCCGGCCTCGGACAGGTGGGCCAGCAAACCCGACCACTCGCGGCGCAGGTCCTCGGGCTCTGCGCCGGCACGCGCCAGCGCCTCGAGGTAGCTTCCCATCGGCCACGCCCACACGGTCCCCTGATGGTAGGCTGCGTCGCGCAGGATCTGCGGTCCGCCGAAGTCCGGCAGATACCCCGTTTCACCCGGAGCGAGCGAGTAAGATCCCACTGCCGAGATCAGCTCGCGCCGCGCGGTGCGCAGCGCTGCCACGAACTGTCCGGCCTCGACCGGGGTGTCGGGAAGGGCCAGCGCGATCAGCGCGTTGGGACGCAAGGCCGCGTCCGGCGTTCCGTCCGGGCGGATGTGATCGAAGTAGTATTCCCGCCCGGGATTCCAGAACTTCCCGAACGACCCCGTCGCCTGTTTTCGCAGCGCGGCGAAGTCATCCGGCTCTCCCAGCCGCGCACAGATTCGCCCGAACACGCTGAGGGCCGCGATCCACAGCGCGCAGATCTCCACGGCCTTGCCGTGACGCGGAGTCACCACCCACTCCTGAATCTTGACGTCCATCCAGGTCAGCTGCACGCCGCGCTCGCCCGCAAGCAGCAAACCGTCTGCGGGATCCACCCGGATTCCGAACTCGGTGCCGCGCACATGGCACGCCAGCATCTCGCGCAGCACCGGCAGCTGTTCGTGGGCAAACGCCCAGTCCCCCGAGGCCTCGAGGTAACGCTCGAGGGCCACGAACAGCCACAGCGCCCCGTCCACGGTGTTGTATCCGGCCCCCGCACCATCGTCCCAAAAGTTGTTCGGCAGCAGCCCTGCGCGCTGGTAACGCAAGAAGGTCGCAAGCACGCTGCGCGCCTCGGCGTGACGCCCGGTGGGCAGCGTGAGTCCGGGCAGGGCGATCATGGCGTCGCGCCCCCAGTCCGCGAACCAGGGATACCCGGCGATGATGCTGTGCCCGGCCACCGCGCGACGCTCCACCAAAAAAGCGTCGGCGGAGAGGGCCAGCGTGGCGACCACCGCGTCGGCCACGCCCGACGCGGCGAAGGCCCGCTCCACCAAACACTCGCGGCGCGCCACCTCGGCGTTCCAGGCCGCCCACGGATCCCCGTCCCAGACCTCGCCCTCCCGCAGTCCGCCCACGGTCAGCGCAAAACGGCTGCGTCCGGGCGGCAGGCTCAGCTCGCCTAAGTCGGCGCGCGCCACCACGTCCCAGCAGGTCTCGCCGCGCTCGGCTTCCGCCCGGTAATGCAGACGCTGCTCGCGCACCGCCGGAGCGAGCGGGTGAGCCGGCCCGGCCAGACGCACCCGCGCGCCGCGCCCATCACCGTAGCGCGCCTCGAGGTAATCGCCCGCCGCCCACTCCAGACGTGGCAGGGCCGCGTTCACCGCGTGCATGTCCCGGTCCGAGAACAGTCCCTCGAGGCGTACCCGCACGCCCTCGGGCGCATGTACGTCGTACAGGTACACCAGGGCGCCCGCCCCGCGCGGCATCATCACCCGCCGCTCAAAGGTCACGCCCAGCGCGCGGTAACGAAAGCGCGGCAACAGGCCTTCGAAGCTCACCTCGGTCAGGAAGTCGCGCCCGCGCCCCTCGAAGTGCCCCGGGGCAACCTCGAGGGCGTACACGGACGCACTTTTCCCGGCCACCTCGAGGGTCTCGAGCGGCATCAGCCACGGCAGGTCGCGCTGCACCGGCGGGTTGTGGCTCACCGCCAGTCCGTGGTACTTGCGGGTCGGCACAAAGGCAGCGCTCATGCTGTGGAAACCGCCCTGGCCGTCGCCCAGCAGGTATTCGCGCGTCAGGTCGCGCACGGTCTCGTGGCCGAAAAGATAACGTGGCAACATGGCGTCACTATACGTGCCCCGATGCCCTCCAGCGCGACTGATCCGAATTAAATGAGGGTTCATATACATGCGGGGCACTCAATTATCGTGTAAAATCGGATTCAACCTGTCCTGATGAGGGGCAAGGGCGCCCGGCAGACAGCCGAGTGCGCTGGAGGTGGTCTGCATAGCAAAAGAGCACAAGATTAACGAACAGATCCGGGTGCGTCAGATCAGGCTGATCGACGATGAGGGTAACCAGGTCGGTATTATCGACACCCGGGACGCTCTTCGTATGGCCGAGGAGAAGGGCCTTGACCTGGTGATGGTCGGCCCCACGGCCGTACCGCCCGTCTGTAAGCTCTTGGACTACGGGAAGTTTCGCTTCGAGGAGCAGCAGAACGAGAAGGAGAACCGCCGCCGGGCGCGCTCCCAGGAAGTCAAGTCGATCAAGTTCCGCGTCAAGATCGACGAGAACGACTTCAAGACCAAGACCAACCACGTGCGCCGTTTCCTGGGAGAGGGCCACAAGGTCAAGGTGACCATCATGTTCCGTGGCCGCGAGCGCACGCACCCCGAACTGGGCGAGCGCATCCTGCAGCGCGTCGCCGAGGTGCTCGCCGACGTGGGCCAGCCCGAGTCTGCCCCCTCGATGATGGGCATGGACATGAACATGATCATGGTGCCCCTCAAGACCCCCGCCAAGAAGGCCGACGAGCCCAAGAGCGTCGAGACCGCGTAACGCGAACTTGTGCCCACGGCACCCCCAGCGGGTGCCGTTTTTTGCTGTCTCCCCTTCTGGCAGCGCTCACCGATTCGTGCCGGAAGCCTCGAGGACCTCGCGTACCCGCGCCACCCGCGCCTCGAGGCCTCCTTGCAGCAACACATAGGGAATGCCGCGCACCTCGAGGTCATAGCGGATCAGGGCCTGGTGCACCCGGCGGGTATCGTGCGAGCCGCGCCAGCCATCCGACTCGAACACGATGTCGTCGGCGCACACGAAGACCTGCGCGTACCGCGAGCGGCAGTCATGGGCCAGTTGCAGCAGCTCGGGCTCGGCGCCGCCCACCATCAGAAAGGCGAACATCGCGGTGGTGAGGGCGTTGGTGTCACAGAACAGGAAACGGTGCACGCCGCCCTCGCGCAACAGGCGGTCCTCGAGGGCGCGGTGGCCCCGCGCGATGGCGGTAAAGTCCACCCTGTCCAGCCGCCCTCCGGCAGCGATGTACACGTCGCCGCCGTACTCGTGGGCCCAGCGGGTTCGGTACTCCTCGGCCATGCGGCGGGCCAGGGTGGTCTTACCGGTGGACTCGCCGCCCAAAAACACCACCCGCCGCACGAAGTGCGCGTAAACCCGGCTATCCAGCCACGTCCGCTGCCCGTGCACGTCCGCGCGCAGTTGCGTACCCGAAATCGGAAAGCGCGTGCGGCCCGGGTCCACCGGGTGATGCCGGATGCCCAGTTGCCGCGCGAGCGGCGCGCCGTAGGCCTCGCTGGTAAAGACCACGTCGGGCCGCACGCCCCACCCGGCCAGCGTGCGCGCCACGAACGCACGGTGCACCGCGTCCGGAGCCGCGTCGGGCGGCGGGTCCGGCGGGGCGGGCAGCACCTCGAGGCCAGGGTACAGCTCGCGCAACCAGCCCTGGCGCACCTCGGGGGGCATCTCGGGGAACTCGGGGTTGGCGTAGGTCCACGCACTCACCCGCTCGCAGCGCTCGAGGGCGGTTTCGATCAGGAACTGGTGCCCCCGGTGCAGCGGCGCGAACTTGCCGATCACCAGACCGTGGCGGTAACGCTCAGGCATGGGCCAAGCGCGCGCGATCGTCGCGCGACCACAGCACCAGCCCGCGCAGCGACAGGCCGAACAGCACGAACTGCAGCGCGAACTGCGCCCACAGGCCCAGGTGCGCGAAGAGCACCGCCTGCAGGGTGTTCACGCCCAGCCACACGTACCACGACCAGGTCCAGCGCCGGGTGGTGGCCCAGTTGGCCACCAGGGCCAGCGACACCACCACGAACTGCAGGTAGCTCCAGCCGTCGCTGAACCGTGTGACCCACACGGTGTACGCGAAAATCAGCAGGGTCAGCATCCAGCCCAGGTTGTACCAGAGCGCCTCGTTGAAGCGCTGCCCGTGCGCGTCACGGCCGCGCTCGAGGCGCCACAGGTACATCCCGTGCAGCCCGAAGATCAGGTAAGACACCTGCAGGCCCGCCAGAATGTACTGCCCGCCGGACACGAACAGCAGAAAGTACGGCAGCAGGCTGGCGTTCGAGAAATGCCAGTACACCGGGTGCTTGCGCAGCAGCGCCAGCAGCGAGGCCACCACCAGCAGGCTGCCGGTCCAGTCCAAGACCCACAGCGGAACCGTGAAGCCCATGAGATTCATGTAAATCCAGTGTAGCGCAAACGGGACGGTCCCTTAAGGGGTCGTCCCGCCTGCGAACGTCCGGGCTTACTTGCGCAGCAGGTACATCTTCGGGCGGTGTCCGCCGTGAAACACCTGCACCTCGCGGTCCAGCCGCCAGCGCGAGGCCTCCAAAATCCCCTCGAACAGCCGCAACTCGTGGGTCAGGACCACCAGGCGCACCGCCTTGGAGCCCACCCGCCACGCCTCCTCGAGGAAGTCGCGGTACAGCTGCGCGTTGGCGGCGTGCTCCCCGATCGCGTCGCCCCAGGGCACGTCGGCCACGATCACGTCGTAGCTGCCCTCGCGGTCGGCGAGGGCCGTGGCGTCCTCGAGGCGCAGCTCGACCTGGCCCTGCCGTTTGGCCGCCGCGAGGTTCTCGCGGGCCATCTCGAGCGCCTCGGGATCGATGTCCACGCCCACGATGCGCTCGGCCTCGCCCATCAGGGCGCGCTCGACCAGCAAGGTGCCCGAGCCGCACATGGCGTTCAGCACCCGGTCGGTGGGGCGCACGCCGGCCATGCGCAGCATCGCCACGGCCACGGCGGCGTTCAGGCCGCCGGACATGTTGCGCACCCGCCAGGGGCGCGCCGAGAGCGGACGCGGGGTGGTGCGGGCCAGCATCTCCCAGGCTTCCTCGCCGCGCGGGCGCAGGCGCATCAGCAACTCGCCCTCCTCGGGGTCAAAGCGCATGCCGGTGGCGCGCTCGAGCTCCTCGCCCAGGCGCAAGAAGGTCGAGGACTCACGGCCCGCCGCGTCGAACCGGAACGAGCCAAAGTCCGCCTCCTGGCGCACCTCGTCCAGAAAGGCCAGCAACTCCTGAAACACCTGGTGGCCCATTAAGGCCTTGGGGCGCGGCACCGCGAAGGTGTGACGGCGGAACACCGCGGTCGCGGTGCGCAGGCGGTGCAGATCGCGCGGGCGGCCCGAGTAGCCCAGACGCAGGGCGTCTTCGGAGCCGCCAAAGATGCGAACCGAACCGGGCAGGCGCTGCAGTTCGGCTTTTAAAAACGGCTCCAGGCCGGGCAGGAACTCGATCTCAACCTCGAGGGGTTCGGCGACACCGCCCCGGCGGGCCGTATCCTTGCGCGGGAGGGGCTTCGAACGTTTTTGTCGGGTGGAGGGACGTCTCTGCGGCACAGCGCAGTATACCGCGGGCTTTGACTTTCATGCTCTTAAGCCATAGAATATTACGGCCCAAGTAGGGCCCGGGCAGCAACGGCCTTCCGGTCAGGAAGACGGCCCAGGCTCTCAGGAGGTCCCGGACAGGGAACCTTCTTACGGAGGACACATGCCCAAGCAGAAGACCAAAAAGGCTGCCAAGCGCCGGATCAAGATCACGGCGACTGGCAAGGTGATGGCGTTCAAGAGCGGTAAGCGCCACCAGAACGTCGGCAAGAGCGGCAGCGAGATTCGCCGCAAGGGTCAGGGCTTCGTCCTGGCCAAGAGCGAGTGGGCCCGCATGAAGGCCATGGGGGTTAAATAATGCCTCGCGCAAAGACCGGTATCATCCGTCGTCGCCGTCACAAGAAGGTCCTCAAGCGCGCCAAGGGCTTCTGGGGTTCGCGTTCCAAGCAGTACAAGAACGCCTTCCAGACCCTGCTGAACGCCGCGACCTACGAGTACCGCGACCGTCGCAACAAGAAGCGTGACTTCCGTCGCCTGTGGATCCAGCGCATCAACGCCGGTGCCCGCCTGCACGGCATGACCTACAGCACCCTGATCCACGGCCTGAAGCTGGCCGGCGTGACCCTGGACCGCAAGATCCTGGCCGACCTCGCCGCCCGCGAGCCCGAGGCCTTTGCCACCCTGGTAAACAGCGCCAAGACGGCCCGCGGCGCTCAGGTTTCGGCCTAAATAACGCAGTTTTAAACCCAAAGCAGGTGTCCGGCCTCGAGGCCGGGCACCTGCTTTATGCGTTCAGGGCCGCCCGGCCTGCCGCACGCAGCAGCGGTGACGTTCGTGCATCCGCTGCTGCGTGCGGCTCTGAGGTGGTTCACCGAAATCGCAACGCCCTGCCCCACCCGCAGCCCGGGATTGGTCGGGCCTCTTTACTCGCCCACACCCGGCTCCCTTCGCAGGACAGGTCCTGACATCCATGGTTCGTTTCCAAGCTCCCAGCTGTTCGCTTGGTCATAACAGCCTTCCGCCTGGGGGCCGCCCGCCTATACTGAATTCATATGCATAAGTGGATGCTGCTGAGCCTGATCACCTTCGTTCTGGCCGCCTGCGGAACCGAGCCCGCCTCTCCCTCTCCCTCCCCCGCTCCTTCTCCCTCCGCGCGGGTGAACGGCTTTATCAGCAACGTCAGCAAGAACCCCCAGCTCGAGGTCACCCTCGAGAACACCTCTGACACCGCCATTTCCGGCACGCTGCGCGCGAGCTGCACGGAAGCGGGGCCCAGCATGCCCACCCGGTTCGAGGGCGCTTTCAAGGAGATCGCTCCCCAAACCGAGGCGACCGTCTCGATGCGCTACCTCGAGGGCCCGCTGTCCGTCTCCAAGGACGCCAGTTGCACCTTCAGCGGCGAGGCCAACGGTCAGCCCCTGAACGTCTCGCAGTGAGCCGGGGGAGGCGAGACGGCTCCGGAAGCTCAACGGTTCTCCATGCGCTCCGAGCAAGCTGCACATGGGGCGCTGGTATAACGGCCCTATGAACAGACTTCCCCTGCGGCGCCTGCACGTGCCCGAGGATTTCACGGTCATTACGGTGAAGCACGACGAGCTCAGCGCGCACGAGCGCGAGGTGATGGAGCAGGCCGCGGACAGCCGCGAGGCCCACATCCTGCAGCTCGACGACCGGGAGATCCTGGTGGAGGTGGTGGGCTTCAACCGTCAGCCCGAAGGTCACTACGAGTGGTACCAGCTCTCTTCCAAAGAGCCTGTCTGATCGGCGTGATCCGCCCAGCCCCGCACCGGTGCGTGCGGGGTTTTTTACAACCCGGCCGTGCATGTTAGAATGCCGCCTGGAACGCGCTCGGCGCGTACAGGAGGCGCATGAGGTTCAAGCAGTTTCTGGTGATCGGCCTGGGCCGCTTCGGGACCGCCGTGGCGACGACGCTGTACGAACTCGGTCACGAGGTCGTGGCGGTGGACGTCGAGGAGGAAAACGTTCAGGACGTGATGAACCTGGTGACGCACGCCGCGATCGTGGATGCCACCGAGGAACGCGCGCTTCGCAACCTGGGCATCTCCAACTTCGACGTGGTGATCGTCGCGATCGGCACCAACATTCAGGCGAACATCCTGGCGACGGTGGCCGCCAAGACCAGCGGAGCGCGCTACGTGGTCAGCAAGGCGGTGGACGATGTCTCGCGGCGCGTGCTCGAGAAGGTTGGGGCGGACCTGGTGATCCGTCCGGAGCACGACATGGGCGTGCGTCTGGCCCGCCAGCTGGCGATGCCGAACCTGTTTGAGTCGCTCGACTTGGGATCGGATTACAGCGTGGTGGAGCTGGACGTGGGCGACCGCCTGCGCGGCACCTTAAAGGACCTCAACCTGATCAACCGCTTCGGCGTGCAGGTGATTGCCATCAACCACAACGGCCACGTCGAGGTGACGCCGCGCGCCGAGGAGGTCATCAGCGCTCACGACAAGATCGTGGTGGTCGGAGCGAACCACTCGGTCGAGGAACTGCGCCGTTATCTGAACGACTGAACCAGGCCTCAAAAAAACCGAGAAAGACAACGCAGCGGCCTGGAATGTCCAGGCCGCCGCGCCGGTTTAACTCACTCGAGGTTGACGTTGATCGAGTTGGGATCAAGTTCGTACCAAGCACCCGTAGCGGCGTCCACGACAACCGGCACGAGTCCGGTGAGGACGTCGAGCACCACCCACAGGGTGCCCACACGGTTGACGACGTTGAAGATGCGCTCCTTGCCGTCGGCGCGCACGACGATGGTGTAGCTCTGGTTGGTCTTGAGACGCAGTTGCAGCGGGGTACGGCCGTAGGACACGCCGTTGACCAGCACCTCGGCCCCCTCGGGGGTCGAGGCGACAGGAACGGTCTGCTCGGTGCCCTTGATGATGGTGGCGCAGCTGCTGAGACCGCCGATCAGGGCAGCGCACAACAGGCCGGTGGCGATAACTTTCTTCATGGAGGGTCCTTTCCCCACTTCCTAGCGTCGGAAGATGGCGGTGATTGGTTGGGCCTGCGCTCCTTCAAAAAACTTCACGAAGCAGGCATCAGCGTCGGGCACGTCCGGGCGGTCCACTTCGATGCGGCGGGTCTCGCCGCGCAGCCAGCGGATGACACTCGCCTGCGCCGTGCGAACCTCGCCGCCTGCACCCAGGCCGAACTCGAGGCTGAGGTTCTCGAGGTCACGCGAGGTGGCGTTTTGGGCCACGACCTGGAGGGTCGCGGCGGGGGCTTCGCAACCCTCCAGGCTGCGAATGACAATGACGCCCTGCAGGGCCGTCGGGGGCGTGGGGCGGGGCTGGGCGAACCAATAGAGCACGGCGGCCAGGGCCACCAGGGCCACGCCCAGAATCATGAGCCAGTATCGCCTCACATGAGTATCATATGTGCAAAGGAGGAACGTGTCCAGCTCTCATGTATGCATAGCGCAGAAAAATCCGTTTCCCGGAAACTTTTCTCAGTCCTGAGCGGGCGGCCGCCGCTCCGCCTCGGTCAGTCCTCGAGGGTCGCGCGCTCGAGAGCGGTCAGGTTGCCCAGCACCCGTTGCGCGATCACCTCGATGGCCTGCTCGGCAGCCCGGTCGAGCGACAGCCCGTCCAGGAGCGGCACACCGTTTTCCAGGGCCGCCGAGCGCACGTAATCTTGCAGCGCCCGAATCTCACTGAAATGCCGCAGGTAGCGCTGCATCGGGCGGTGGTGGCGCGTCTCCTGATCGCGTGAGTAAAAGTGCTTGCGGTGCTCCTCCGCGTCGGGCACCGTGACCACCATCGGCACCACCACCGCGTTCTCAAAGGGCTTGGACATCAAAAAGCCCGGCACCAGATGCACCCCTTCGACCACCAGGCTGGTGTGCTCGGCCGCCGAACGGGTCACGATGGCCTCGAGGCCCACACTGACCTGTTGCACCTGCTCGCGGAAGCCCAGCAACAGCTGCTCACGGTCCGGACGGTCGTCGGAGTCTCCCCCGAACAGCGCGTGCCACGCGTCAAAGGTCGACGCGTGCAGCGCGGGCAGCAGCGCCGGACTCACCATCGCGCGCATCACCTCGCGCA
It encodes:
- a CDS encoding YbaB/EbfC family nucleoid-associated protein, whose protein sequence is MDMRKLMKQMQKAQSAAAEIQEKLAGMEVTGSASGMVTVTMNGQGKVLGIRVDPKAVDPEDVEGLEDLLLVALKDAQQKADELQQQETQKSLGFLGGMM
- a CDS encoding nicotinamide mononucleotide transporter family protein, which gives rise to MNLMGFTVPLWVLDWTGSLLVVASLLALLRKHPVYWHFSNASLLPYFLLFVSGGQYILAGLQVSYLIFGLHGMYLWRLERGRDAHGQRFNEALWYNLGWMLTLLIFAYTVWVTRFSDGWSYLQFVVVSLALVANWATTRRWTWSWYVWLGVNTLQAVLFAHLGLWAQFALQFVLFGLSLRGLVLWSRDDRARLAHA
- a CDS encoding AAA family ATPase, whose translation is MPERYRHGLVIGKFAPLHRGHQFLIETALERCERVSAWTYANPEFPEMPPEVRQGWLRELYPGLEVLPAPPDPPPDAAPDAVHRAFVARTLAGWGVRPDVVFTSEAYGAPLARQLGIRHHPVDPGRTRFPISGTQLRADVHGQRTWLDSRVYAHFVRRVVFLGGESTGKTTLARRMAEEYRTRWAHEYGGDVYIAAGGRLDRVDFTAIARGHRALEDRLLREGGVHRFLFCDTNALTTAMFAFLMVGGAEPELLQLAHDCRSRYAQVFVCADDIVFESDGWRGSHDTRRVHQALIRYDLEVRGIPYVLLQGGLEARVARVREVLEASGTNR
- a CDS encoding methyltransferase domain-containing protein, which codes for MPQRRPSTRQKRSKPLPRKDTARRGGVAEPLEVEIEFLPGLEPFLKAELQRLPGSVRIFGGSEDALRLGYSGRPRDLHRLRTATAVFRRHTFAVPRPKALMGHQVFQELLAFLDEVRQEADFGSFRFDAAGRESSTFLRLGEELERATGMRFDPEEGELLMRLRPRGEEAWEMLARTTPRPLSARPWRVRNMSGGLNAAVAVAMLRMAGVRPTDRVLNAMCGSGTLLVERALMGEAERIVGVDIDPEALEMARENLAAAKRQGQVELRLEDATALADREGSYDVIVADVPWGDAIGEHAANAQLYRDFLEEAWRVGSKAVRLVVLTHELRLFEGILEASRWRLDREVQVFHGGHRPKMYLLRK
- a CDS encoding roadblock/LC7 domain-containing protein, whose amino-acid sequence is MDTLLAQLVEEVEGALGAAVGATDGLLVEQHAKEDLSAAVAEHANLLRSGNAAYSRTLGYGDVREIMLVSDQRLGFIRPVGNGLFLLLLLEPGGNLGKARLRSADAARRLEELVGA
- a CDS encoding potassium channel family protein, whose amino-acid sequence is MRFKQFLVIGLGRFGTAVATTLYELGHEVVAVDVEEENVQDVMNLVTHAAIVDATEERALRNLGISNFDVVIVAIGTNIQANILATVAAKTSGARYVVSKAVDDVSRRVLEKVGADLVIRPEHDMGVRLARQLAMPNLFESLDLGSDYSVVELDVGDRLRGTLKDLNLINRFGVQVIAINHNGHVEVTPRAEEVISAHDKIVVVGANHSVEELRRYLND
- a CDS encoding amylo-alpha-1,6-glucosidase encodes the protein MLPRYLFGHETVRDLTREYLLGDGQGGFHSMSAAFVPTRKYHGLAVSHNPPVQRDLPWLMPLETLEVAGKSASVYALEVAPGHFEGRGRDFLTEVSFEGLLPRFRYRALGVTFERRVMMPRGAGALVYLYDVHAPEGVRVRLEGLFSDRDMHAVNAALPRLEWAAGDYLEARYGDGRGARVRLAGPAHPLAPAVREQRLHYRAEAERGETCWDVVARADLGELSLPPGRSRFALTVGGLREGEVWDGDPWAAWNAEVARRECLVERAFAASGVADAVVATLALSADAFLVERRAVAGHSIIAGYPWFADWGRDAMIALPGLTLPTGRHAEARSVLATFLRYQRAGLLPNNFWDDGAGAGYNTVDGALWLFVALERYLEASGDWAFAHEQLPVLREMLACHVRGTEFGIRVDPADGLLLAGERGVQLTWMDVKIQEWVVTPRHGKAVEICALWIAALSVFGRICARLGEPDDFAALRKQATGSFGKFWNPGREYYFDHIRPDGTPDAALRPNALIALALPDTPVEAGQFVAALRTARRELISAVGSYSLAPGETGYLPDFGGPQILRDAAYHQGTVWAWPMGSYLEALARAGAEPEDLRREWSGLLAHLSEAGVGSVSEVFEAATLVARGCPFQAWSVGELLRVYVKLGGELKSNEKISQI
- the infC gene encoding translation initiation factor IF-3; this translates as MVCIAKEHKINEQIRVRQIRLIDDEGNQVGIIDTRDALRMAEEKGLDLVMVGPTAVPPVCKLLDYGKFRFEEQQNEKENRRRARSQEVKSIKFRVKIDENDFKTKTNHVRRFLGEGHKVKVTIMFRGRERTHPELGERILQRVAEVLADVGQPESAPSMMGMDMNMIMVPLKTPAKKADEPKSVETA
- the rpmI gene encoding 50S ribosomal protein L35 is translated as MPKQKTKKAAKRRIKITATGKVMAFKSGKRHQNVGKSGSEIRRKGQGFVLAKSEWARMKAMGVK
- a CDS encoding roadblock/LC7 domain-containing protein, with translation MKALQTLAGLPGVRVAVLAGADGLALEYAGEEVHEAEQYAAELAGISRALVRSASAVNGGRLLRYGFATENLEVLAVQLEDRILAVAVRRGSDTRALQIELARLAVQLMQPQTRA
- a CDS encoding NrtR DNA-binding winged helix domain-containing protein is translated as MNTLTLPPFAARVGLAVDIAAFAMHRSKLMILLVRRGIEPHQQSWALPGGFVHDGEQLAEAALRELREETSVSLSPNHLEQFYTFGHPGRDPRGRIVSVAHLAVLPHGTPAVYGGGSVTAAAWFEAHEPPPLAFDHADILAHALRRLQVRLEYAGLALEFLPDTFTLPELQEVYEAILARPLDKRNFRKRILAQGLLEAAGERRNGVGRPAQLYRRAKRLRSPRV
- the recR gene encoding recombination mediator RecR, which gives rise to MNYPTSLLQLIRELSRLPGIGPKSAQRLAFHLFEQPREDVERLAGALLEAKRELHFCPVCFNITDKERCDVCADPSRDQRTICVVEEPGDVIAIERSGEYRGLYHVLHGSINPMNGVGPDQLHIKPLLGRLSPEHEVILATSTTVEGEATSLYLQRLLDPLGVTVSRIAYGLPVGGSLEYADEVTLGRALTGRQRLTRPGQG
- the rplT gene encoding 50S ribosomal protein L20; this translates as MPRAKTGIIRRRRHKKVLKRAKGFWGSRSKQYKNAFQTLLNAATYEYRDRRNKKRDFRRLWIQRINAGARLHGMTYSTLIHGLKLAGVTLDRKILADLAAREPEAFATLVNSAKTARGAQVSA